One Deinococcus radiopugnans ATCC 19172 DNA window includes the following coding sequences:
- a CDS encoding tyrosine-type recombinase/integrase has translation MWRSGQAETANHRANCAAARRHVLLAALCWQRQTFATNLVNAFRSLEEVQEALGHKNRNVTRRYAKLNQSRLRGTADALPDVMSGVN, from the coding sequence ATGTGGCGTTCGGGGCAAGCTGAGACTGCGAACCACCGCGCGAACTGCGCTGCCGCCCGGCGTCATGTGCTGCTGGCGGCGTTGTGCTGGCAGCGGCAGACCTTCGCCACGAACCTCGTGAACGCGTTCCGCTCACTCGAAGAGGTCCAGGAGGCGCTGGGCCACAAGAACCGCAACGTGACCCGGCGGTACGCCAAGCTCAACCAGTCCCGCTTGCGGGGCACGGCGGACGCCCTACCGGACGTGATGTCAGGGGTGAATTGA
- a CDS encoding LamG-like jellyroll fold domain-containing protein produces the protein MNKSLPTILLTATLSLGLLGSCSSPSSAQPPQDTGGPTKPDQPGAPSAPTNFRVRAADVSSVTLGWDAVSGAAGYVLERKTSGDYAALATPGASETTYTDTGLTPGVTYTYRLKVKTAAGESGYSAEVKGVASVAGADSDGDGISDADEQAGYDVSIKEAGTEKKTYHVTSDPLKADSDGDGLSDGQERALFTDPNKKDTDDDGLSDADEVNIWASKPNDRDSDGDAQGNPLLFDGSEVNTYGTSPTLADTDGDKYSDYTEIIDRGGRYNPLIANTPRLELSQVTAPSIELNVVRTSDNSVVKSHTASLQLGQQDSRSATDAQTQRVTADVSATVGAEISGGTDGFNAKASASLTVSAGYGYEQTASYTTDSVRSSQQTSEDALSESAAQGTTLSGGRLNVGFKVRNTGDISFNFKDLTVTALRRDPANPSSYLVVGNMTPALGAGGAVLSNGGATGTLAASLDLPADLALTLMGRPQDLLFEFSSYNLLDDAGRNFEFLKETTNAQTALVVIDYGNGDIVRERVATNVQRAGGRIVGIKLSKVLKDILKLPYATASAGGVQVLKTLRDNGSAFQGDVTSGAADHSLWATVGSNNLSIAPNTNFDDIVLTQNSEIRLVRVQDQDQDRLLSNDEYLYGTSDTNKDSDGDGLSDYDEAKVGWDVVTAGVVKGYPRRVYSNPTLKDADRDGLSDAQEKAKGTDPLNPDTDRDGDGDASDPQPLDPGVTSNVAPVIGSAAASVGIVGTPERVSLSGTASDQNNNLSGVTIAWGDGATSSVTSNPAAFAATHDYAASGSYTVSVIGTDSKGLTSPARTVTVNVTNFKTGLKAFYPLQSGGKDESGNALDASLNGAGCIKPTADRWNVNTQALLFNADSGSAGCGGDASGGMTTPGLNLKTPFSISFWVKPNGTNAQNDSWLVGQRGDAAAAYLGSVHGHAGQAGRVSFAIAGSGGDLKVTDAQDVSTSAWTHYVAVVDVTGSASTLTLYRNGTVAGSASKPAVYALATNNVWYVAGGSEGSNNNSGDSLYYGGFDDLRFYTRALAPYEIKALSQFDRFPKP, from the coding sequence ATGAACAAGAGCCTGCCGACCATCCTGCTGACCGCCACCCTGAGCCTGGGCCTCCTGGGGTCCTGTTCGTCACCGTCGAGCGCCCAGCCCCCCCAGGACACGGGCGGCCCCACGAAGCCTGACCAGCCCGGAGCGCCCAGCGCCCCCACCAACTTCAGGGTCAGGGCCGCGGACGTCAGCAGCGTGACCCTGGGCTGGGACGCGGTCAGCGGCGCGGCGGGCTACGTGCTGGAGCGCAAGACCAGCGGGGACTACGCCGCGCTTGCCACGCCGGGCGCGTCCGAGACCACCTACACCGACACGGGCCTGACGCCCGGCGTGACCTACACCTACCGCCTCAAGGTCAAAACGGCGGCGGGCGAGAGCGGCTACAGCGCCGAGGTGAAGGGCGTCGCCAGCGTGGCCGGGGCCGACAGCGACGGCGACGGCATCTCGGACGCCGATGAGCAGGCCGGGTACGACGTGAGCATCAAGGAAGCAGGCACCGAGAAAAAGACCTATCACGTTACCAGCGATCCCCTCAAAGCAGACAGCGACGGCGACGGCCTGAGCGACGGTCAGGAGCGGGCGCTGTTCACCGATCCGAACAAGAAGGACACCGACGACGACGGCCTGAGCGACGCCGACGAGGTCAACATCTGGGCCAGCAAGCCCAATGACCGCGACTCGGACGGGGATGCCCAGGGCAATCCGCTGCTGTTCGACGGCTCCGAGGTCAATACTTACGGCACCTCGCCCACCCTGGCCGACACCGACGGCGACAAATACAGCGATTACACCGAGATCATTGACCGGGGCGGCAGGTATAACCCCCTGATCGCCAACACGCCGCGTCTGGAACTGTCGCAGGTGACTGCGCCCAGCATCGAGCTGAATGTGGTCCGCACCTCCGACAATTCGGTGGTCAAGAGCCACACCGCCTCATTGCAGTTGGGCCAGCAGGACAGCCGCAGCGCCACCGACGCCCAGACCCAGCGGGTCACCGCCGACGTGAGCGCCACCGTGGGCGCCGAGATCAGCGGCGGCACCGACGGCTTCAACGCCAAGGCCAGCGCCTCGCTCACGGTGTCCGCCGGGTACGGGTACGAGCAGACCGCCAGCTACACCACCGACTCGGTCAGAAGCAGCCAGCAGACCTCGGAAGACGCCCTCTCCGAGAGTGCCGCGCAGGGCACCACGCTCTCGGGCGGCCGGTTGAACGTGGGCTTCAAGGTCAGAAACACCGGCGACATCAGCTTCAATTTCAAGGATCTGACCGTCACCGCCCTGCGGCGCGATCCGGCCAATCCGTCCAGCTATCTGGTGGTGGGCAACATGACGCCCGCTCTGGGCGCAGGCGGCGCAGTGCTGAGCAACGGCGGCGCCACCGGGACGCTGGCGGCCTCGCTGGACCTGCCCGCAGACCTGGCCCTGACCCTGATGGGGCGTCCCCAGGACCTGCTGTTCGAGTTCAGCAGCTACAACCTGCTCGACGACGCCGGACGCAACTTCGAGTTCCTCAAGGAGACCACCAACGCCCAGACTGCCCTGGTCGTCATCGACTACGGCAACGGCGACATCGTGCGCGAGCGGGTGGCCACCAACGTGCAGCGCGCGGGCGGCAGGATCGTGGGCATCAAGCTGTCTAAAGTCCTCAAGGATATTCTCAAGTTGCCGTATGCCACGGCCAGCGCGGGCGGCGTGCAGGTGCTCAAAACGCTGCGTGACAACGGCAGCGCCTTCCAGGGCGACGTGACCAGCGGGGCGGCGGACCACTCGCTGTGGGCCACCGTCGGCTCGAACAACCTGAGCATCGCCCCGAACACCAACTTCGACGACATCGTGTTGACCCAGAACAGCGAGATTCGGCTGGTGCGCGTACAGGACCAGGACCAGGACCGGCTGCTGTCGAACGACGAGTACCTGTACGGTACCTCCGACACCAACAAGGACAGCGACGGCGACGGCCTGAGCGACTACGACGAGGCCAAAGTCGGCTGGGACGTGGTGACGGCTGGCGTGGTCAAGGGCTACCCCAGGCGCGTCTACTCGAATCCCACGCTCAAGGACGCCGACCGCGACGGCCTGAGCGACGCTCAGGAAAAGGCGAAGGGCACCGATCCCTTGAACCCCGATACGGACCGCGACGGCGACGGCGACGCCAGCGATCCCCAGCCGCTCGATCCAGGCGTCACTTCCAATGTCGCGCCGGTGATCGGCAGCGCCGCCGCATCGGTGGGCATTGTCGGCACACCGGAGCGGGTGTCCCTGAGCGGCACAGCCAGCGATCAGAACAACAACCTGTCGGGAGTCACCATCGCCTGGGGAGACGGCGCAACATCGTCCGTCACCAGCAACCCGGCAGCTTTCGCGGCCACCCACGACTACGCCGCCAGCGGCAGCTACACGGTCAGCGTCATCGGCACCGACAGCAAGGGACTGACCAGTCCGGCCAGAACCGTGACGGTCAACGTGACCAACTTCAAGACCGGCCTGAAGGCGTTTTACCCGCTGCAAAGCGGTGGGAAAGACGAGAGCGGCAACGCCCTAGATGCCAGCCTGAACGGAGCGGGCTGCATCAAACCCACGGCTGACCGCTGGAACGTGAACACCCAGGCCCTGCTGTTTAACGCCGACTCTGGCAGCGCGGGCTGCGGCGGTGACGCCTCGGGCGGGATGACCACGCCGGGCCTGAACCTGAAAACGCCCTTCTCCATCAGCTTCTGGGTCAAGCCAAACGGCACGAATGCTCAGAACGACAGTTGGCTGGTGGGCCAGCGAGGCGACGCCGCCGCCGCCTACCTGGGTTCCGTGCATGGTCACGCGGGACAGGCGGGCCGGGTCAGCTTCGCCATCGCGGGCAGCGGCGGCGACCTGAAGGTGACAGACGCCCAGGACGTGTCGACCTCAGCCTGGACGCATTACGTTGCCGTGGTGGACGTGACGGGCAGCGCCTCGACGCTGACGCTCTACCGCAATGGCACCGTTGCCGGGTCAGCCAGCAAGCCTGCGGTGTATGCTCTTGCCACCAACAATGTCTGGTACGTCGCGGGCGGCTCGGAAGGCTCGAACAACAACAGCGGTGACAGTCTGTATTACGGCGGCTTCGATGACCTGCGCTTCTACACCCGCGCCCTGGCCCCGTATGAGATCAAGGCCCTGAGCCAGTTCGACCGCTTCCCCAAACCCTGA
- a CDS encoding ATP-binding protein, which translates to MSPSTSAALSDGEAQRTLLLLGEPALETGGELLALPPEVPLWLAAFVACQQEPVSRPELLELLYPGVDADAARNRLRQLLHRARRLDWTAGLSASGEVVHWTGRVDARLFRQACQAGRWSQALALYRGPLLEGQRPTGFPAFAAWLDAEREDLHAAWLDAALSQAGELEGGGQPGAALLILEQLLDASPFAEEAVQAALRCAAGLGDGERGAGIYERFRTHLRRELGLEPEAATTQLYQAVRTLRPLPSVRRSLPRAATPLFGREDEVRWVREQLSQPDGRLLSVIGPGGSGKTRLSLEVLAGAGQAAELTASFVALESAASVDGVVTAVTSALGLATGGSEPPEQQLLSALVTARHLLVLDNLEHLLASPERAPLLRWLQHVLNQAPQLRVIVTSRLRLGLQEERVLLLEGLDFPAAPDLDLAARSSAVRLLIERASRVRAGFALNPQNVGALVQICALTGGLPLALELSAAWMATFEPQDIVTELSASLNLLGSDAPDRPERHRSLRAAFEQSWRLLGHTERQVLARLSVFRGGFDRPAAQAVAGSGLLALLTLADHSLIRRDRGGRYQLHEVIREYAAEALHTGRDRELGTAPGTQTLDAEVETEARRLHAAHFVALAAEAAPHLHGPDQAAWLGRLDAEHDNLRAALGWVLDHGTADDALRLSAALHWFWYVRGHHREGLRWLTAALERSGGSVQARVPALSAAGALSKELGQYNQSVAWLEDALTLSRSANLPLLEAQGLHGLGLTVRELGQTDRALTLLEQAEALQRQLGQSWGLSTTLNDLGIIWARSGDLARARQLFGESLRLKERLGDRQGIAYALSNLGNTMDDPAGFQRLTEQSLSIKRELGDRQGVANALFNLADLQIDQGELSAGRALLEEALDLFWQLGRRRGVAAALIEFGKLAVAEGRPERCLQLNGAAETLLASLHVPAPSLGMNGQVGAATAALGEVEAEHWTRLGRIMSLEDAVGLARLN; encoded by the coding sequence ATGTCACCGTCCACGTCCGCAGCCCTGTCCGATGGGGAAGCGCAGCGCACCCTGCTGCTGCTGGGAGAACCGGCGCTGGAAACAGGCGGTGAACTGCTTGCCCTGCCGCCCGAAGTGCCGCTGTGGCTGGCGGCCTTCGTGGCCTGCCAGCAGGAACCGGTGTCGCGCCCGGAGCTGCTGGAGCTGTTGTACCCCGGCGTGGATGCCGACGCGGCCCGCAACCGGCTGCGGCAACTGCTGCACCGCGCGCGGCGCCTGGACTGGACCGCCGGATTGAGCGCCAGCGGCGAGGTTGTGCACTGGACGGGCCGGGTGGACGCGCGCCTGTTCCGGCAGGCGTGTCAGGCCGGGCGCTGGTCCCAGGCGCTCGCGCTGTACCGGGGGCCGCTGCTGGAGGGCCAGCGGCCCACCGGATTTCCGGCCTTTGCGGCCTGGCTGGACGCCGAGCGCGAGGACCTGCATGCGGCCTGGCTCGACGCCGCGCTCAGTCAGGCGGGGGAGCTGGAGGGGGGCGGGCAGCCCGGCGCGGCGCTGCTGATCCTCGAACAGCTTCTCGACGCCAGTCCCTTTGCCGAGGAAGCCGTGCAGGCCGCGCTGCGCTGCGCCGCCGGGCTGGGCGACGGCGAGCGGGGGGCGGGAATCTACGAACGCTTCCGCACGCACCTGCGCCGCGAACTCGGGCTGGAACCCGAGGCCGCCACCACCCAGCTCTATCAGGCGGTCAGAACGCTGCGTCCCCTGCCGTCCGTGCGCCGCTCTCTGCCACGGGCCGCGACGCCGCTGTTTGGCCGCGAGGACGAGGTGCGCTGGGTTCGTGAGCAACTTTCCCAGCCGGATGGACGGCTCCTGAGCGTGATCGGGCCGGGCGGCTCAGGCAAGACGCGGCTCTCGCTGGAAGTGCTTGCCGGAGCTGGGCAGGCGGCGGAGCTGACGGCGTCGTTCGTGGCGCTGGAGAGTGCCGCGTCAGTAGACGGGGTGGTCACGGCCGTCACGTCGGCGCTGGGCCTCGCCACTGGCGGGTCTGAGCCGCCTGAACAGCAGTTGCTCTCGGCGCTCGTGACCGCCCGGCACCTGCTGGTGCTGGACAACCTCGAACACCTGCTCGCCTCGCCGGAGCGCGCGCCGCTGCTGCGCTGGTTGCAACACGTCCTGAATCAGGCCCCACAGCTGCGGGTGATCGTGACCTCGCGCCTTCGGCTGGGCCTTCAGGAGGAGCGCGTGCTGTTGCTGGAGGGGCTGGACTTTCCGGCCGCGCCTGACCTGGATCTCGCCGCCCGTTCCAGCGCCGTACGGCTGCTGATCGAGCGGGCCAGTCGGGTGCGGGCAGGCTTCGCCCTGAATCCGCAGAATGTCGGGGCGCTGGTTCAGATCTGCGCGCTCACGGGTGGCCTGCCGCTGGCCCTGGAGCTGAGTGCGGCCTGGATGGCCACGTTCGAGCCGCAGGACATCGTGACCGAGTTGAGCGCCAGCCTGAACCTGCTGGGCAGTGACGCGCCGGACCGCCCGGAACGCCACCGCAGCCTGCGCGCGGCCTTCGAGCAGTCGTGGCGGCTGCTGGGACACACGGAACGGCAGGTGCTGGCCCGACTCTCGGTCTTCCGGGGCGGCTTTGATCGCCCGGCGGCCCAGGCTGTCGCGGGTTCGGGTCTGCTCGCCCTGCTGACGCTGGCCGACCACTCCCTGATCCGACGTGACCGGGGAGGCCGGTACCAGCTGCATGAGGTGATCCGGGAGTACGCCGCCGAGGCGCTGCACACTGGGAGGGACCGTGAGCTGGGCACAGCACCGGGCACGCAGACACTGGACGCGGAGGTCGAGACCGAGGCCCGCAGGCTGCACGCCGCGCACTTTGTCGCCCTGGCCGCCGAGGCCGCGCCCCACCTGCATGGACCCGATCAGGCTGCGTGGCTGGGCCGTCTGGACGCCGAACACGACAACCTCAGGGCGGCCCTGGGCTGGGTGCTGGACCACGGCACGGCAGACGACGCGCTGCGCCTGAGCGCGGCCCTGCACTGGTTCTGGTATGTGCGGGGCCATCACCGCGAGGGGCTGCGCTGGCTGACGGCGGCACTGGAGCGCTCAGGCGGTAGCGTGCAGGCGCGCGTTCCGGCCCTCAGCGCAGCCGGCGCGCTGAGCAAGGAGCTGGGCCAGTATAACCAGAGTGTGGCGTGGCTTGAGGACGCGTTGACGCTGTCCCGGAGTGCCAATTTGCCTCTGCTGGAGGCCCAGGGCCTTCACGGTCTGGGCCTGACGGTGCGGGAACTCGGTCAGACGGACCGCGCGCTCACGCTGCTGGAGCAGGCCGAGGCGCTCCAGCGGCAACTCGGGCAGTCCTGGGGCCTGTCCACCACCCTCAACGATCTGGGCATCATCTGGGCCAGAAGCGGCGACCTGGCGCGCGCCCGGCAACTGTTCGGCGAGAGCCTGCGCCTGAAAGAGCGACTGGGCGACCGCCAGGGCATTGCTTACGCGCTGTCCAATCTGGGCAACACCATGGATGATCCCGCCGGCTTCCAGCGACTGACGGAGCAGAGCCTGAGCATCAAGCGTGAGCTGGGAGACCGCCAGGGCGTCGCCAATGCCCTGTTCAATCTTGCGGACTTGCAGATCGACCAGGGCGAGTTGTCTGCGGGACGGGCGCTGCTGGAAGAAGCCCTGGACCTGTTCTGGCAACTGGGCCGCAGACGTGGGGTGGCCGCCGCACTGATCGAGTTCGGTAAACTGGCCGTGGCTGAAGGACGGCCTGAGCGCTGCTTGCAACTCAACGGGGCGGCCGAAACCTTGCTGGCCAGCCTCCACGTTCCAGCGCCCAGCCTGGGGATGAACGGGCAGGTCGGTGCCGCCACAGCCGCGCTGGGCGAAGTGGAGGCCGAACACTGGACGCGACTTGGACGGATCATGTCGCTGGAGGACGCTGTCGGGCTGGCGCGGCTCAACTGA
- a CDS encoding PIN domain-containing protein → MTRLSRTRLVTVYDARVLYPSLICNLLMYLGTERLVSVRWTAAIHDEWTRNLLEARPDLPPERLVRTRRSMETALPDAEADGFEHLITGLSLPDPDDRHMLAAAIHAGAELIVTQNLKHFPAGALTPDALLCRLLDAESTATRVASAHLPTVHWLPRRHRRDVARGGAGADPVLCAGARTRWSAPRKLDGH, encoded by the coding sequence TTGACCCGCCTCTCCCGCACGCGTCTGGTGACCGTGTACGACGCCCGCGTGCTGTATCCGTCGCTGATCTGCAACCTGCTGATGTATCTGGGAACCGAGCGTCTGGTCTCGGTGCGCTGGACCGCTGCCATTCACGACGAGTGGACCCGCAACCTGCTGGAGGCTCGGCCAGACCTGCCCCCCGAACGGCTGGTGCGCACGCGCCGCAGCATGGAAACGGCGCTGCCGGACGCTGAGGCGGACGGCTTTGAGCATCTGATCACTGGCCTGAGTTTGCCTGACCCGGATGACCGGCATATGCTGGCCGCCGCCATCCACGCCGGCGCAGAGTTGATCGTCACGCAGAATCTCAAGCACTTTCCGGCGGGGGCGCTGACACCCGACGCATTGCTGTGCCGTCTCCTGGACGCCGAATCCACCGCTACCCGTGTGGCGAGCGCGCACCTTCCAACGGTTCATTGGCTTCCGCGGCGCCATCGGAGAGACGTTGCGCGGGGAGGGGCGGGTGCCGATCCCGTCCTTTGTGCTGGGGCGCGCACAAGATGGTCTGCCCCCCGAAAACTGGACGGTCATTGA
- a CDS encoding transposase codes for MKIRQFTEDQIIKLLQDGKKGERSVEDLCRDFGCSPASYYAWKKKYGDTNADEARRLRRLEKENARLLRIVGQQRLEIDAMKDVIEKKR; via the coding sequence ATGAAAATCCGTCAGTTCACCGAAGACCAGATCATCAAACTCCTGCAGGACGGCAAAAAAGGCGAGAGGTCTGTCGAAGACCTCTGCCGCGACTTTGGATGCAGCCCCGCGTCGTACTACGCCTGGAAGAAGAAATATGGCGATACCAACGCCGACGAAGCCCGCAGGCTTCGTCGACTGGAGAAGGAAAACGCCCGCCTGCTGCGGATTGTCGGCCAGCAGCGTCTGGAGATTGATGCGATGAAGGACGTCATTGAAAAAAAGCGCTAA
- a CDS encoding IS3 family transposase, producing MVAAQIKPERACVLVGLAKSSWHYLAKPRQDSELRQQIHDLARRYPRRGYRFIHALLVRAGVTINKKRVRRLWREEGLTVKPKSSRKIRTGASVPMQAEYANHVWTYDFVFDQTLEGGTLKILTLTDEFTRQSLTLQVATSFTSLEVKDVLRNVIARRGPPAFLRSDNGSEFIARDLGIWLAVQDIGTRFIEPGKPWQNGFAESFHARLRAECLNQEVFYSAKHAQVLLDDWRAFYNARRPHSSLGYRTPDEFAERARGRPATPLCGDNTAKVPVSPSPGRAGKADVVTLT from the coding sequence TTGGTCGCGGCGCAGATCAAGCCCGAACGGGCTTGTGTTCTGGTGGGCCTGGCCAAATCCTCCTGGCACTATCTGGCAAAGCCGCGTCAGGACAGCGAACTCCGACAGCAGATCCATGACCTGGCCCGGCGGTATCCCCGCCGGGGATACCGTTTCATTCACGCCCTGCTCGTCCGAGCAGGGGTCACCATCAACAAGAAGCGCGTTCGGCGACTCTGGCGCGAAGAGGGACTGACCGTCAAACCCAAATCGTCCCGGAAAATCCGGACTGGGGCGTCCGTTCCCATGCAGGCGGAGTACGCCAATCACGTCTGGACCTACGATTTCGTCTTCGATCAGACCCTGGAAGGAGGCACCCTGAAAATCCTGACCCTGACCGACGAATTCACCCGGCAGTCTCTGACCTTGCAGGTGGCGACGTCCTTTACCTCCTTGGAGGTGAAGGACGTGCTCCGGAACGTGATTGCAAGGCGTGGTCCCCCAGCCTTTCTTCGCAGCGACAACGGTTCGGAATTTATTGCCCGGGATCTCGGGATCTGGCTCGCCGTGCAGGATATCGGCACCCGGTTCATCGAACCGGGCAAACCGTGGCAGAACGGCTTTGCCGAGAGCTTCCATGCCCGCCTGCGCGCAGAATGCCTCAATCAGGAAGTCTTCTACTCCGCCAAACACGCCCAAGTGCTGCTCGATGATTGGCGGGCGTTCTACAACGCCCGCAGACCACACTCGTCACTCGGCTACCGAACCCCAGACGAGTTCGCCGAACGGGCCAGGGGGCGGCCTGCCACCCCCCTTTGCGGAGACAACACCGCAAAGGTGCCCGTCAGCCCGTCCCCTGGGCGAGCAGGGAAAGCCGATGTTGTAACCTTGACCTGA
- a CDS encoding deoxyribodipyrimidine photo-lyase, with the protein MRTRDNHALEYAVRQANELGLPLVAVFGLTPDYPEANARHFQYLLEGLRDLRVNLAVRGIPLSIRLGKPPEVALEAAREGAALVVTDVGYLNIQRAWRDWLKAQLEVPFVQVESEAVLPVQTVSSKQEYAARTIRPKIHRLWHDSLVPLEEHELQAQTDDWAAGLDVGDPAELVKTLPVDHSVLPGTETGGEDAALERVAEFIELDLAQYGTRRNDPTVDGSSRLSAYLHYGHLSPLTAALAAREHGGPGADAFLEELIVRRELSFNLCTFNPLYDQYDGLPGWARKTLEEHAGDRREFLYTREQFDAAQTHDPYWNAAQNQMVRTGRMHNYMRMYWGKKILEWTPDPRAAYAELVWLNNRYEQDGRDPNSYAGLGWVLGLHDRPWTRRPIFGMVRYMNAGGLKRKFDADAYAAQWV; encoded by the coding sequence GTGCGAACCCGCGACAACCACGCGCTGGAATACGCGGTCCGGCAGGCCAACGAACTGGGCCTGCCGCTGGTGGCCGTCTTCGGCCTGACTCCCGATTACCCAGAAGCCAACGCCCGCCATTTTCAGTACCTGCTGGAGGGATTGCGAGATTTGCGCGTCAATCTGGCTGTGCGCGGCATTCCGCTGTCCATTCGCCTGGGCAAGCCGCCCGAAGTGGCTCTGGAAGCGGCGCGGGAGGGTGCGGCGCTGGTGGTGACTGACGTGGGCTATCTGAATATTCAGCGGGCGTGGCGTGACTGGCTGAAGGCCCAGCTCGAAGTCCCCTTCGTGCAGGTCGAATCCGAGGCCGTTCTTCCCGTCCAGACTGTCAGCAGCAAGCAGGAGTACGCTGCACGCACCATCCGTCCCAAGATTCATCGGCTGTGGCATGACTCCCTCGTGCCGCTGGAAGAACACGAATTGCAGGCGCAGACGGACGACTGGGCAGCGGGGCTGGATGTGGGCGATCCAGCAGAGCTGGTCAAGACCCTGCCCGTCGATCACAGCGTTCTCCCCGGCACCGAAACGGGCGGCGAGGACGCGGCGCTGGAGCGGGTGGCCGAGTTCATCGAACTGGATCTGGCGCAGTACGGTACTCGGCGCAACGATCCCACCGTGGACGGCAGCAGTCGCCTCAGCGCGTATCTGCATTACGGGCACCTGTCGCCGCTGACCGCCGCGCTGGCCGCCCGTGAGCACGGCGGCCCCGGCGCGGACGCCTTTTTAGAGGAATTGATCGTGCGCCGTGAGCTGAGTTTTAACCTCTGCACCTTCAACCCGCTGTATGACCAGTATGACGGCCTGCCCGGGTGGGCGCGCAAGACGCTGGAGGAACACGCTGGAGACAGGCGCGAGTTCCTGTACACCCGCGAGCAGTTCGACGCTGCGCAGACCCACGATCCGTACTGGAACGCCGCGCAGAACCAGATGGTCAGGACGGGACGCATGCACAACTACATGCGGATGTACTGGGGCAAGAAGATTCTGGAATGGACGCCAGATCCCAGAGCCGCCTATGCCGAGCTGGTGTGGCTGAACAACCGCTACGAGCAGGACGGGCGCGACCCCAACAGCTACGCGGGCCTGGGCTGGGTGCTGGGATTGCATGACCGCCCGTGGACGCGCCGCCCGATCTTCGGCATGGTGCGTTACATGAACGCAGGCGGCCTCAAACGCAAATTCGATGCGGACGCTTATGCGGCGCAGTGGGTCTAA
- a CDS encoding IS3 family transposase, producing the protein MVRQLVAAHIRPERACVLVGLSKSSWHYRPQPRQDSELRQQIHDLARQYPRRGYRFIHALLVRAGVTINKKKVRRIWREEGLAIRPKVSRKIRTGATIPMQAEDANHVWTYDFIFDQTLEGTTLKILTLTDEFTRQSLALQVATSFTSLEVKDVLRDVIARRGAPDFIRSDNGSEFIARELGIWLAVQDIGTRFIEPGKPWQNGFAESFHSRLRAECLNQEIFYSAKHAQVLLDDWRSFYNARRPHSSLGYRTPDEVAEQARGRPAAPLCGDNTANVAVSPSPGRAGKADVVPLTRVESLLGTVQLLGPAHCCGCRPACEPATTTRWNTRSGRPTNWACRWWPSSA; encoded by the coding sequence GTGGTCAGACAGCTGGTCGCGGCGCACATCAGGCCCGAACGGGCCTGTGTTCTGGTGGGCCTGTCCAAATCCTCCTGGCATTACCGCCCACAACCGCGCCAGGACAGTGAACTCCGGCAACAAATCCATGACCTGGCCCGGCAATATCCCCGTCGGGGATACCGCTTCATCCATGCCCTGCTCGTTCGAGCAGGGGTCACCATCAACAAGAAGAAGGTTCGGCGCATCTGGCGCGAGGAAGGCCTCGCCATCAGACCCAAAGTGTCCCGGAAAATCCGGACTGGAGCAACAATTCCCATGCAGGCCGAGGACGCGAATCACGTCTGGACGTACGATTTCATCTTTGACCAGACCCTGGAAGGAACCACCCTGAAGATCCTGACCCTGACGGACGAATTCACCCGGCAGTCTCTGGCCTTGCAGGTGGCGACGTCCTTTACCTCCTTGGAGGTGAAGGACGTGCTCCGAGACGTGATTGCAAGACGCGGGGCGCCAGACTTCATCCGCAGCGACAACGGTTCCGAGTTCATCGCTCGTGAACTCGGGATCTGGCTCGCGGTACAGGACATCGGCACCCGGTTCATTGAACCAGGAAAACCGTGGCAGAACGGTTTCGCCGAGAGCTTCCACTCCCGTCTGCGCGCAGAATGCCTCAACCAGGAGATCTTCTATTCTGCCAAACACGCCCAGGTGCTCCTGGACGATTGGCGGTCGTTCTACAACGCCCGCAGACCCCACTCGTCACTCGGCTATAGAACCCCAGACGAGGTTGCTGAGCAGGCCAGGGGGCGGCCTGCCGCCCCCCTTTGCGGAGACAACACCGCAAATGTGGCCGTCAGCCCGTCCCCTGGGCGAGCAGGGAAAGCTGATGTTGTACCCTTGACCCGAGTCGAGTCTCTACTCGGAACCGTCCAACTTTTGGGGCCAGCCCACTGCTGTGGGTGCAGGCCAGCGTGCGAACCCGCGACAACCACGCGCTGGAATACGCGGTCCGGCAGGCCAACGAACTGGGCCTGCCGCTGGTGGCCGTCTTCGGCCTGA
- a CDS encoding transposase has translation MKIRQFTEDQIIKLLQDGKKGERSVEDLCRDFGCSTASYYAWKKKYGDTNADEAKRLRRLEKENARLLRIVGQQRLEIDAMKDVIGKKR, from the coding sequence ATGAAAATCCGACAGTTCACCGAAGACCAGATCATCAAACTCCTGCAGGACGGCAAAAAAGGCGAGAGGTCTGTCGAAGACCTCTGCCGCGACTTCGGGTGCAGCACCGCGTCCTACTACGCCTGGAAGAAGAAATATGGCGACACCAACGCCGACGAAGCCAAACGGCTTCGTCGATTGGAGAAGGAAAACGCCCGCCTGCTGCGCATTGTCGGTCAGCAACGCCTGGAGATCGACGCGATGAAGGACGTCATTGGAAAAAAGCGGTAA